Proteins from a single region of Synchiropus splendidus isolate RoL2022-P1 chromosome 3, RoL_Sspl_1.0, whole genome shotgun sequence:
- the LOC128756393 gene encoding polycystic kidney disease 1 like 1 isoform X1, with the protein MRFSFSVKTQSFDLMNICTAAETPSWSTASDYCEFIGGVFNTATGPTSPPRSQRWFLSCFAVNCSGLDPVWRLPGLDPVAGCDHCRDNGPATSLHGVVRIHTDHHVYATNTNIAFVALTDFDAPKEFLWYFGDSRSTRSHSRAISIKYQTPGRYDVFVIMSVGGTSFRSEVFQLVIQTPVRLNRLVHQASILQNQTMAVSCRVNSGTDLVYTWRFGDGTVKSGGQREQHVFHRIGEFTIEVMVSNLVSSASLHSQLFVVDRPCQPPSVKNMGPRKIQMRRFEVTHLGVTYDADIDCDHAAGLTYSWQLFDSAGGLIPLTNTHRQSLTVPSYLLQCDTYTAVARVAVIGSVVYSNYSVKLEVVPSSPVASIHGATNILVNKWNNDMVVLDGRESHNPDYPEIPVSFTWTCEPVSSIKTSCFNQHVNTSSSLLQFPVNSLKGHFDQFHVTLTVHSGQRWASSEVFVTLTSQSVRKMMVHCPQCQGDQVNWDQPFTLFSGCVDCDVSSDNIQYTWNLYTVNATTKPVFEVPFCYLAQLGAPSHLIEGSTTTKATPGPPPSPTAETSPHTGNGILTRPLDRFTHMEPLNLQFHEDNRPLDASGFRIDAESSADWTFDYAAAEIVDYGEGQDYDVSKPVTEEGDPGKSPGRPMSTFSPIVMSNKFNYNLMALFSLPGVDGEILIPGDDLHFTLVSHDNQGSNLVDSSRAAVIQKSTLLDLARVPVNRQLFESFTHSGTSSSALSFRPFSLKQSSRYMLQVTATSSGSSLGHAQIFLVVKPAPKGMTCQVQPTVGTELYTQFSIFCASGRTDLVYEYSYSVGARPAQIMYKGTDFQYFFHLPSGEPSNDYRVTIYTRIRSSLFGTSTKVCPVHVQVQPSFVREMTSADPESQLSKLSIETLTPLVKLGNEAEIRNYISLLSNVLNRTDGQNISAQRRLHSVLVCTMCELEADSQASMLDNISVLKDLLRVSSQVTMLSVKRVTAHIQTVSLQFSDPTGPSLYNLDQQMLRNLLTLLSYSLQAAEAHYIPKSAENTQDIILETFIQKERILPDNGCTKFPYISMKTRKRIVRHVLQLASELIMVYVSLLKVREHKVITGGMFFHMAHLNQSFSTLSCSSCSLYMPTSLTRLLHDREKCVVTLLAELTHSPYTWARYPPQMSGPVIDMSLYKCSSKNKISIRALVEPIIIEVHRPERDQETSMYELLRGSISYHSFNITEKLLQQSIQLRVKFSPAADKPFPIMLLFRMYERPTPSTYHRQKFYQWKSLSTYITFPPSYFNAAGLGHLALLNADFERPLRNHHLSRQINYSLEIVTTQCLSWDEPRDGWTHHGCRTHQTEATAAVNCSCYHLRPLTVAQEQIPSLHDTTELDPSLSVSSDLSIVSVLLVVVCLFVPMLVMCRRADLISKDDQRVHYLADNSPWDSHLYAVTIHTGLCSAARMSAKVFIVLYGEDGVSQTRELQVPGCTLFGKNSQNTFILSVSEHLGPVRGLHIWHDNSGPSPFWYIKLIEVAEVNSLYVKQQTWFFLCQCWLAVSQGDGQVERRLRSTRAVSLAQMWRLRLPDYLSDYHIWMSVYSHPRPSSFTHTQRLGLCLLLLLGYAGANTVVVSQMNQLLPSDLGFVCVSSLAVRTGFLSVMAVLPLATLVDVFFRWCAVKNKHTSQDSSMMSGQTTKAHHAWLNLQKQDGAYSLSLEDLEKDASDYGIFKKTNSPIQRLSQTCLSGSIVFEKCHMIDNTGGIVDTWKGTEQLDGRSDPDIIRDSPDTKGLDEKKKNSQWFPHLAWTLCLLLSLHCFLISAVLGSSFSDGKVLLWIHSFFFSLLFCIFFIQPALILALTAAVCFNTKVFRVTELETLTAVENFSLTLLPERPQTFEKLLGARRRARYLQLVRPPSHMDLRNVRARKTRENRIGDTVRDLCVCVAMIMTLMNSGSSVSDQQPLNTMIQQQLTWEVDGRRQTDADWWEWVQNQLLDVMYNNNSAPEALHHILIGKPLLQKMDILESFQCQVLRMTVGIQGHQGCEQGETVHLGHTRSEAAHKLKVLELGSWLGKGTMDIKVRFTFFSPAPNLFTTVTSVAERRLTGVLLPPAKVQSVQLLHRPALHDYGAMVCQLLFVVLSLLHLWLQIYAAGQQGLIRYCKSPWKWLELIVLLVTLLYLVRHMDQSSLLKDVVDLMQRHQYREHVDVSQLATREQEIQSLRGILLLLLVVKCVTVVKVNKTVAPNVNCTKRLRSVISSVILLVAVSIIRSLLSKGHNLEISGSNFLHYRALSLSSAVLLSTLTMSFSSIKKAKPSQSRTGACTVAELVDYIRRKARELTAGPPQTDVDVKRYYLEEFDCLLDELLYRLNSLYYTLPGPSLTPEPVDTDSQSWTETALTSDQTGLDAQDLGLNKKGTGGEEPCLKGQTNLFQEEDLIREGVSSQSFEPTLHSSHMTPNCFRRIEDDRPMARSIGNVLVEVVVHQEP; encoded by the exons ATGCGCTTCAGTTTCAGTGTTAAAACCCAGTCGTTTGACTTGATGAATATTTGCACAGCAGCGGAGACGCCGTCTTGGTCAACAGCGAGTGATTACTGTGAGTTTATCGGTGGTGTCTTCAATACAG CGACGGGACCCACTTCACCGCCGAGGAGCCAGCGATGGTTTCTGAGCTGCTTCGCCGTCAACTGCTCCGGGCTCGATCCAGTCTGGAGGCTCCCTGGCCTTGACCCGGTTGCTGGCTGCGATCATTGTCGGGATAATGG ACCTGCAACGTCACTTCATGGAG TTGTGAGGATTCACACGGATCATCATGTTTATGCCACAAACACAAATATAGCCTTTGTTGCATTGACTGATTTTGATGCCCCCAAAGAATTTCTCTGGTATTTTGGAGACTCCAGATCTACCAGAAGTCATTCCAGAGCCATCTCAATTAAATACCAAACACCTGGCAG GTATGATGTGTTTGTCATCATGTCAGTTGGGGGGACCTCCTTCAGGTCTGAGGTGTTTCAGTTGGTCATTCAGACACCAGTAAGATTAAACAGACTGGTCCACCAAGCATCCATCTTGCAAAACCAGACAATGGCTGTAAGTTGTCGAGTCAACTCAGGCACCGACCTTGTTTATACCTGGAGGTTTGGTGATGGAACCGTGAAGTCTGGCGGACAGAGGGAACAACACGTTTTCCACAG GATAGGAGAGTTCACTATTGAGGTGATGGTGTCAAATTTGGTCAGTTCAGCATCACTGCACAGCCAGCTTTTTGTGGTGGATCGGCCTTGTCAGCCTCCATCAGTCAAAAACATGGGACCACGCAAGATTCAG ATGCGGAGATTTGAAGTTACCCACCTGGGAGTAACCTATGATGCTGACATTGACTGTGACCATGCAGCTGGTCTGACCTACTCGTGGCAGCTGTTTGACTCTGCAGGTGGACTGATCCCTTTGACAAACACTCACCGCCAGAGTCTGACTGTGCCAAGCTACCTACTGCAGTGTGACACCTACACTGCTGTGGCGCGG GTTGCGGTCATTGGCAGTGTTGTCTACAGTAACTACAGCGTCAAACTTGAAGTGGTGCCCAGCTCTCCAGTGGCTTCTATTCATGGTGCCACGAATATTCTGGTGAACAAGTGGAACAATGACATGGTGGTCTTGGATGGAAGGGAGTCCCACAACCCTGATTACCCTGAGATTCCAGTCAG CTTCACCTGGACGTGTGAACCGGTCAGCTCCATAAAGACTTCCTGTTTCAACCAACACGTCAACACGTCTTCCTCTCTACTCCAGTTCCCAGTTAATAGCCTCAAGGGTCATTTTGACCAGTTCCATGTTACGCTCACTGTCCACAGTGGGCAGCGATGGGCTTCATCAGAGGTGTTTGTCACACTCACCTCACAATCTGTCAG AAAGATGATGGTCCACTGTCCTCAGTGTCAGGGGGACCAGGTGAACTGGGATCAGCCGTTTACCCTCTTTTCTGGCTGTGTGGATTGTGATGTATCCTCAGACAATATCCAATACACCTGGAATCTGTACACAGTTAACGCCACAACCAAACCAGTCTTTGAGG TTCCCTTTTGTTATTTGGCACAACTTGGCGCTCCATCTCACTTAATAGAAGGTTCTACTACCACCAAAGCGACTCCTGGACCTCCACCATCACCCACTGCAGAGACCTCTCCCCACACTG GAAATGGAATCTTGACTCGTCCACTAGACAGGTTCACCCACATGGAGCCTCTGAACCTGCAGTTTCACGAGGACAACAGACCCTTAGATGCCAGTGGTTTCCGTATCGATGCTGAATCCTCTGCTGACTGGACCTTTGACTATGCTGCTGCAGAGATTGTTGATTATGGGGAAGGTCAAG ACTACGATGTTTCCAAGCCAGTGACAGAGGAGGGAGATCCTGGAAAGTCTCCTGGGCGACCTATGAGTACATTTTCTCCCATCGTCATGTCTAATAAGTTTAACTATAATTTAATGGCCCTTTTTTCCCTACCAGGGGTTGATGGCGAGATTCTCATTCCAGGGGATGATTTACACTTCACATTAGTGTCACATGACAACCAGGGCAGCAATCTGGTGGACTCTAGTCGAGCTGCCGTCATTCAAAAATCCACTTTGCTGGACTTAGCTCGAGTACCAGTCAACCGACAGTTGTTCGAgtccttcactcactcag GGACATCTTCATCTGCTCTCAGTTTTAGACCCTTCAGTTTAAAGCAGAGCAGCCGATACATGCTGCAGGTCACAGCTA CGTCCAGTGGTAGTTCACTAGGTCATGCCCAGATCTTCTTGGTGGTGAAACCTGCTCCAAAAGGAATGACGTGTCAAGTACAACCCACCGTTGGAACGGAGTTATACACACAATTCAGCATCTTCTGTGCATCAGGGAGAACG GACCTTGTGTATGAATACAGCTACAGTGTTGGAGCCCGACCAGCCCAGATAATGTACAAGGGCACTGACTTCCAATACTTCTTTCATCTTCCTTCTGGAGAGCCCAGTAATGATTATCGAG TGACTATTTACACAAGGATCAGGAGCAGCTTATTTGGAACATCAACAAAGGTCTGTCCTGTTCACGTGCAAGTTCAGCCGAGCTTTGTCAGAGAAATGACGTCAGCAGATCCCGAGTCCCAGCT GTCAAAGTTAAGTATAGAAACGCTGACTCCTTTGGTGAAGCTTGGAAATGAAGCGGAGATCAGAAACTACATCAGTTTGCTATCTAACGTGTTGAACAGAACTGATGGACAAAACATTAGTGCACAAAGAAGATTACACAGTGTCCTCGTATGCACAATGTGTGAACTTGAAGCTGATAGTCAG GCTTCCATGTTGGACAACATCAGCGTTCTCAAAGACCTTTTACGTGTTTCAAGTCAA GTGACGATGTTGAGTGTGAAGCGAGTGACGGCTCATATTCAAACAGTATCATTGCAGTTCTCTGACCCCACTGGCCCCTCTCTGTACAATCTGGACCAACAGATGTTGAGAAATTTACTCACCCTTCTTTCTTACAGCCTGCAGGCTGCTGAAGCACACTATATTCCCAAAAGtgctgaaaacacacaggataTAATCTTGGAGACTTTTATTCAGAAGGAAAGAATTTTGCCTGATAATGGCTGCACAAAATTTCCGTACATTTCCATGAAAACCAGAAAGAGAATTGTgagacatgttctgcagttGGCATCTGAACTCATTATG GTGTACGTCTCATTGTTGAAAGTCAGAGAGCACAAAGTCATCACAGGAGGGATGTTTTTCCATATGGCACACCTGAACCAATCATTCTCCACcctcagctgcagctcctgctcccTCTACATGCCCACCTCTCTCACCCGCCTTCTGCATGACAGAGAGAAGTGCGTCGTCACTCTGCTCGCTGAACTCACTCACAGTCCGTACACATGGGCTCGATATCCTCCACAG ATGAGTGGTCCGGTAATCGACATGAGTTTGTACAAATGTagctcaaaaaataaaatctcaattCGAGCCCTTGTTGAGCCAATAATCATCGAAGTACATCGACCGGAGAGGGACCAA GAAACCTCCATGTATGAACTACTGCGTGGCAGCATCAGCTATCACAGCTTCAACATCACTGAGAAACTGCTGCAGCAGTCGATACAACTGAGGGTGAAGTTTTCACCAGCAGCCGACAAGCCATTTCCGATCATGCTTCTGTTTAG GATGTATGAGAGACCGACCCCCAGCACGTACCACCGACAGAAGTTTTACCAGTGGAAAAGCTTGTCAACATACATCACTTTCCCACCTTCTTATTTTAATG ctgcaggcTTGGGTCACCTGGCACTACTAAATGCTGATTTTGAGCGTCCTCTGAGAAACCATCATCTAAGCAGGCAGATCAACTACAGTTTGGAAATTGTCACCACTCAATGTTTGTCCTGGGACGAGCCGCGGGATGGCTGGACTCACCATGGGTGCCGGACACATCAGACAGAAGCAACAGCTGCGGTCAACTGCAG CTGTTACCATTTGAGGCCGCTCACTGTGGCACAAGAGCAAATTCCAAGCCTTCATGACACCACAGAGCTTGACCCATCCCTGAG CGTGTCCAGTGACCTGAGCATTGTCAGCGTGCTGttggttgttgtttgtttgtttgtgccaATGCTGGTCATGTGCAGGAGAGCTGACCTCATCTCTAAAGACGATCAAAGGGTTCACTACCTGGCTGACAACTCGCCCTGGGACTCACATCTGTATGCAGTTACCATCCACACTGgtctctgctctgctgccagGATGAGTGCAAAG GTTTTCATAGTGTTGTATGGAGAAGATGGTGTTTCCCAGACGAGAGAACTACAAGTCCCAGGCTGCACTTTGTTTGGAAAGAACTCCCAGAACACTTTCATACTCAG TGTGTCAGAGCACCTCGGCCCAGTCCGTGGGCTTCACATCTGGCATGACAACTCCGGACCCTCCCCATTCTGGTACATCAAACTCATCGAAGTGgctgag GTGAATAGTCTGTATGTGAAGCAACAAACCTGGTTCTTTCTCTGTCAGTGCTGGCTGGCTGTCAGTCAGGGTGACGGTCAAGTTGAGCGAAGACTCCGAAGTACTCGTGCAGTAAGTCTAGCTCAG ATGTGGCGCCTCAGACTGCCTGACTACCTGTCAGATTACCACATCTGGATGTCGGTGTACAGCCACCCCAGGCCcagttcattcacacacactcagaggcTGGGgctgtgtctgctgctgctcctgggcTACGCAGGTGCCAACACAGTGGTGGTTTCCCAAATGAACCAACTG CTTCCATCCGACCtgggctttgtgtgtgtgtcttcgcTCGCTGTGAGAACAGGATTCTTAAGTGTAATGGCAGTGTTGCCATTAGCAACGCTGGTAGACGTTTTTTTCAGATGGTGTGCAGTGAAGAATAAGCACACCAGTCAAG ACAGCAGTATGATGTCTGGTCAGACAACAAAAGCTCATCATGCTTGGTTGAATCTGCAAAAGCAG gaTGGTGCATATTCACTCTCTTTGGAAGACCTGGAAAAAGATGCCAGTGATTATGGaatatttaagaaaacaaatTCTCCAATACAAAGACTCAGCCAAACCTGTCTGAGTGGTAGCATTGTGTTTGAAAAATGTCACATGATCGACAACACAGGAGGAATCGTTGATACCTGGAAGGGGACAGAACAATTGGATGGCAGATCTGACCCAGATATCATCCGTGACTCCCCTGATACCAAAGGACTggatgagaaaaagaagaattcCCAGTGGTTTCCCCATTTGGCCTGGACACTGTGTCTGTTGCTGTCTCTCCACTGCTTCCTTATTTCAGCAGTCCTGGGATCAAG CTTCAGTGACGGCAAGGTTCTACTCTGGATccattctttcttcttctcccttctgttttgcatttttttcatccaGCCTGCATTG ATACTCGCACTGACGGCAGCTGTGTGCTTTAACACTAAAGTCTTCAGAGTCACTGAGCTGGAAACGTTAACAGCTGTGGAGAACTTCAGTCTCACTTTGCTTCCAGAGAGACCTCAAACGTTTGAGAAG CTGCTTGGAGCACGCCGGCGTGCCAGGTACCTGCAACTGGTACGCCCGCCTTCCCACATGGATCTGAGGAACGTTCGTGCAAGGAAGACAAGAGAGAATCGGATTGGAGATACTGTCAG GGACTTATGTGTATGTGTCGCCATGATAATGACGCTCATGAACAGCGGCAGCTCAGTCTCCGACCAACAACCGCTCAACACAATGATCCAGCAGCAACTCACCTG GGAGGTGGATGGGCGTAGGCAAACAGATGCTGACTGGTGGGAGTGGGTGCAAAACCAGCTACTTGACGTGATGTACAACAACAACTCAGCACCTGAG GCACTGCATCATATTCTCATTGGAAAACCATTACTGCAGAAAATGGATATATTAGAGTCATTTCAGTGCCAG GTCTTGAGAATGACTGTGGGAATACAAGGTCACCAAGGTTGTGAACAAGGCGAAACAGTTCACTTGGGACACACAAG GAGTGAAGCGGCCCACAAACTGAAAGTGCTGGAGTTAGGAAGCTGGCTGGGAAAAGGGACTATGGACATAAAGGTCCGATTCACCTTCTTCAGTCCAGCTCCCAATTTGTTCACCACAGTCACCTCTGTTGCTGAGCGACGCCTGACTGGTGTTTTGCTGCCCCCTGCCAAAGTCCAGTCGGTTCAGCTTCTTCACCGTCCTGCTCTCCATGATTACGGTGCTATGGTGTGCCAG CTTCTCTTCGTGGTGCTTTCTCTGCTGCATCTCTGGCTCCAAATATATGCTGCAGGTCAGCAGGGGTTGATCAGATACTGCAAATCACCCTGGAAGTGGCTGGAA CTGATTGTGCTGCTGGTCACCCTCCTGTACCTTGTACGGCACATGGACCAATCCTCCCTTCTCAAGGACGTGGTGGACCTGATGCAAAGACACCAGTACAGAGAACACGTGGATGTCAGCCAGCTGGCCACCAGAGAACAA GAAATCCAATCTCTTCGTGGCATTCTACTGCTCCTTCTTGTGGTGAAGTGTGTGACAGTGGTGAAGGTGAACAAGACGGTGGCTCCTAATGTAAACTGCACCAAACGGCTGCGGTCTGTG ATTTCAAGTGTCATCCTCTTGGTGGCAGTCAGTATCATCCGATCTCTGCTGAGTAAAGGGCACAACCTTGAGATCTCTGGATCTAACTTCCTCCACTATAGAGCTCTGAGTCTGTCATCTGCTGTCCTGTTGTCAACTCTG ACAATGTCTTTCTCATCGATTAAAAAAGCAAAGCCATCACAGAGCAGGACAGGAGCTTGCACAGTAGCAGAGTTGGTTGACTACATCAGACGAAAAGCCCGTGAGCTCACTGCTGGGCCACCGCAAACAGACGTGGATGTGAAA AGGTACTACCTTGAGGAGTTTGACTGTTTACTGGATGAGTTGCTGTACAGACTAAACAGCTTGTACTACACACTCCCTGGGCCCTCACTCACTCCGGAGCCAGTCGACACGGACTCACAG AGCTGGACTGAAACAGCACTGACCAGTGATCAGACAGGGCTCGATGCTCAGGATCTGGG ATTAAACAAAAAGGGCACTGGTGGAGAAGAGCCATGCCTGAAGGGACAAACAAATCTGTTTCAAGAAGAAGATCTAATCCGAGAAGGTGTTTCATCTCAGTCGTTTGAGCCAACTCTCCACAGCTCTCACATGACTCCAAACTGCTTCAGACGCATTGAAGATGATCGGCCAATGGCTCGATCAATAGGAAATGTACTGGTGGAGGTTGTGGTACATCAGGAGCCGTAG